In Cryptococcus neoformans var. neoformans JEC21 chromosome 5 sequence, one genomic interval encodes:
- a CDS encoding asparagine-tRNA ligase, putative, with translation MSEQKSSVVEQAQDVASKLANAVTDTLKLSEDQKSDLPVVYIDEKAGSDTEGTGAELSPFASPLAAYQSFKPSPESDANPSSVATFMVRKVDSVERNDWIELSASAKKKLVKSIGGWRKAEAKLAAEGERLEKQKKEQAEKDRLRREEAKNVVLVDDPSKESKSAKIWAVPELVGKRVRLQGWVHRFRPQKTNFFVVLRDGSGFLQCILTGDCIRTVDALDLSLECTIEVVGIVEKVKEGQTAPGGVELAVDYWKIIGRAPTGAEALESRLQPDTEASIRADLRHLELRGEIASSVMRFRALLLRAFRESFNKRRITEVTPPCMVQTSVEGGSTLFEFDYYGSKAYLTQSSQLYLETVLPSLGDVYCIQESFRAEKSLTRRHLSEYTHLEAELVFIKFKDLLDHLEDMICEVIDVLLADPVASEIIKTLNPEFVPPQRPFVRLDYRDAITYLNEHGIKREDGEDHVVGDDIAEAAERKMTDQINKPIMLIHFPKSLKSFYMKSLDDAPDFTESVDVLVPGVGEVVGGSMRISDLEELMAGYKREGIPADPYYWFTDQRKYGTTEHGGYGLGVERLLAWILKRYTVRECSLYPRFMGRATP, from the exons ATGTCAGAACAAAAGTCTTCAGTTGTAGAACAGGCCCAAGACGTCGCCTCCAAACTCGCCAACGCTGTCACCGACACCCTCAAACTGAGCGAGGACCAAAAGTCTG ACCTCCCCGTCGTTTACATCGATGAGAAGGCCGGATCTGACACAGAAGGAACCGGTGCCGAGCTCTCCCCCTTCGCTTCCCCTCTTGCTGCCTACCAATCCTTCAAGCCCTCCCCCGAGTCTGACGCGaacccttcttctgtcgCAACCTTTATGGTCCGCAAGGTCGACTCTGTTGAGCGCAACGACTGGATCGAGCTTTCTGCTTccgccaagaagaagcttgtGAAGAGCATTGGTGGCTGGAGGAAGGCCGAAGCCAAGCTCGCTGCTGAGGGTGAGAGGCTTGAAAAGCAGAAAAAGGAACAGGCCGAGAAGGATAGACTtaggagagaagaagccaagAACGTTGTTCTTGTCGACGACCCGTCCAAGGAGTCCAAATCT GCCAAAATCTGGGCCGTGCCCGAGCTCGTTGGTAAGCGAGTTCGTCTCCAGGGTTGGGTCCACCGATTCCGACCCCAAAAGACCAACTTCTTCGTTGTCCTCCGAGACGGTTCCGGATTCCTCCAATGTATCCTCACTGGCGATTGCATTCGTACTGTTGACGCCCTGGACTTGAGCCTTGAGTGCACTATTGAGGTTGTCGGTATCGTTGAAAAAGTCAAGGAAGGCCAAACTGCACCCGGTGGTGTCGAGTTGGCTGTGGACTATTGGAAGATCATTGGCAGGGCTCCCACTGGTGCCGAGGCTCTTGAATCCCGACTCCAACCT GACACTGAGGCTTCTATCCGAGCTGACCTCCGACATCTCGAACTCCGTGGTGAAATTGCCTCCTCTGTTATGCGATTCCGtgccctcctcctccgtgCTTTCCGAGAGAGCTTCAACAAGCGCCGAATCACTGAGGTTACTCCGCCATGTATGGTCCAAACCTCTGTTGAGGGTGGTTCTACTCTTTTCGAATTTGACTACTACGGATCCAAGGCCTACCTCACCCAGAGTAGTCAGCTCTACCTCGAGACTGTCTTGCCTAGTTTGGGTGACGTCTACTGTATTCAAGAAAGTTTCAGGGCTGAGAAGAGTTTGACTAGGAG ACATTTATCAGAGTATACTCACCTCGAGGCCGAGCTGGTGTTCATCAAGTTCAAGGACTTGCTTGACCACCTCGAAGACATG ATCTGCGAGGTCATTGACGTCCTTCTCGCCGATCCCGTTGCTTCCGAGATTATCAAGACCCTTAACCCCGAGTTTGTCCCTCCTCAACGCCCCTTCGTCCGACTCGACTACCGTGATGCCATCACGTACCTCAACGAACACGGCATCAAGCGAGAAGACGGCGAGGACCACGTCGTGGGCGATGACATCGCCGAGGCCGCTGAGCGAAAGATGACCGACCAAATTAACAAGCCCATCATGCTTATTCACTTCCCCAAGTCACTCAAGTCCTTCTACATGAAGTCTTTGGACGACGCTCCCGACTTTACTGAGAGTGTCGATGTCCTTGTTCCTGGTGTTGGTGAGGTTGTCGGTGGAAGTATGAGAATTAGCGAtttggaagagttgatggCCGGCTACAAGAGAGAAGGCATCCCCGCTGACCCATACTACTGGTTTACTGACCAGAGGAAGTATGGTACTACCGAGCATGGTGGTTACGGTTTG GGTGTCGAGCGACTCCTTGCCTGGATCCTCAAACGATACACTGTCCGAGAATGTTCTCTCTACCCCCGTTTCATGGGCCGTGCTACTCCTTAG
- a CDS encoding expressed protein encodes MSNSVQVTPRKRKAGTSINDAAKAAAAPTPRTARTSKRSVPANSAPVPFPTPPATRHRTFDLETRPALTSAPVETPKAGVPNLPPHLETLLGIQKAFNLALSLYIATHHPVLPPHSPTATSVKLPNLTNYLAIKETVERTCGRRFGTQELGRLAWIWSWDGKSLSDEKSISEKSKETGKKAMLDEDNPFFVPSSPALGSGEVSGMSYLITSTRTLDPSNGRRVYTHGVGIELELRKGETRQLLSNSDGGLGNRGQGGGTGAIGRWNANGETREDEFREKLEKWVELHGGYEPPEATVLPTPTTSETSTRSTIPPIPILPLPQLPSNSALPSTNLMAQFTSPSSASMTMTPKKNHLPPAFSSPKTAGLSDPFEIAEPENNGQIKGKIVRNGSVEERRKAMMERLKARSGANKAVLATLGSATGGFKRPGVNLSALSAGGQQEELKRRSTLSRLESVAEAVWMMFSAPSPGPSTLPTAPRGRRKAIPMFEVAEVIVKSSKTPISTAEAQTSLQMLTELCPFFLTNKTIGRQEWLEMPMTALSAAPTSPTTSTLTSSPSSGATMVARQTSSSPSTPSRLKAELVGPASPGRVRRQGGLREVRERIRRELGE; translated from the exons ATGTCCAATTCTGTGCAGGTCACTCCAAGGAAGCGGAAGGCTGGTACCAGTATCAATGATGCTGCaaaggctgctgctgcacCCACGCCTAGAACGGCTAGAACCTCAAAGCGCTCAGT GCCCGCAAATTCCGCACCAGTACCGTTTCCGACACCTCCTGCTACTCGACACCGAACGTTTGATCTTGAAACACGACCAGCGCTCACTTCCGCCCCTGTGGAAACACCTAAAGCAGGCGTTCCCAACCTTCCGCCTCATCTAGAAACGTTACTCGGTATCCAGAAAGCCTTCAATCTTGCCCTCTCTCTTTACATTGCTACACATCATCccgttcttcctcctcattctcCCACAGCTACCAGCGTTAAACTGCCCAACCTCACCAATTATTTAGCGATCAAGGAGACAGTCGAGCGTACTTGTGGCAGGAGATTTGGAACCCAGGAACTTGGAAGACTGGCTTGGATATGGTCATGGGATGGAAAGTCTCTCTCTGATGAAAAGTCCATATCTGAAAAGAGCAAGGAAAcaggaaagaaggcaatGCTCGACGAAGACAACCCTTTTTTTgttccatcatctcctgcCTTGGGCTCTGGTGAAGTTTCAGGCATGAGCTATCTGATCACCTCCACGAGAACCCTCGACCCCTCTAATGGAAGACGAGTGTATACTCATGGCGTTGGCATTGAGCTCGAACTGAGGAAAGGTGAGACGAGACAGTTGTTGTCTAATTCCGATGGTGGATTGGGTAACAGGGGCCAAGGCGGAGGAACTGGCGCGATCGGTAGATGGAATGCCAACGGAGAAACTAGAGAAGACGAATTTAGAGAAAAATTGGAAAAGTGGGTAGAGCTGCATGGTGGCTACGAG CCGCCTGAAGCTACAGTCCTTCCTACTCCTACTACATCTGAAACATCTACTCGATCTACTATTCCTCCCATCCCGATacttccacttcctcaACTCCCTTCCAACTCTGCACTGCCATCTACCAATTTAATGGCGCAGTTTacatccccttcctctgcctcaATGACCATGACACCCAAAAAGAACCACCTCCCGCCTGCTTTTAGCTCACCTAAGACAGCTGGTCTGTCTGACCCTTTTGAGATTGCAGAGCCCGAGAACAATGGCCAAATTAAGGGTAAAATCGTGAGGAACGGTTCGGTGGAGGAAAGGCGGAAGGCCATGATGGAGAGGCTCAAGGCCAGGTCAGGAGCGAATAAGGCTGTCTTGGCTACTTTGGGTTCTGCAACTGGCGGCTTCAAGAGACCAGGTGTTAATCTTTCCGCATTATCTGCAGGAGGCCAACAGGAAGAGCTGAAGCGAAGGAGTACGCTGAGCAGGTTGGAAAGTGTCGCAGAAGCTGTCTGGAT GATGTTTTCTGCACCTTCGCCTGGCCCAAGTACTCTCCCAACGGCTCCTCGAGGTCGAAGGAAAGCCATACCGATGTTTGAAGTCGCCGAGGTCATCGTCAAAAGCTCTAAAACTCCCATTTCGACAGCTGAGGCCCAAACGTCTCTCCAGATGCTGACCGAGCTCTGCCCATTCTTCCTTACCAACAAGACTATTGGGCGACAAGAGTGGCTTGAGATGCCCATGACGGCTCTTTCTGCAGCTCCGACGTCTCCAACTACGTCCACCCTGacctcttcgccttcttctggcGCGACGATGGTTGCTCGGCAAACGTCAAGCTCACCCTCAACCCCTAGTCGGTTGAAAGCAGAATTGGTCGGCCCTGCAAGCCCTGGTCGAGTTAGAAGACAGGGAGGGTTaagagaagtgagagaAAGGATTCGTCGTGAACTGGGAGAGTGA